The genomic segment TTATTTCGTAGCTCATTGTTTGTGCAACTGAAATACTTGAATGTTACGGTCTCGGCTCTCGTTTTCagcatttttactttttttctgAATATTAATACATGCACTTACAATGTTGATTTCATGACAGAAAAAGTCAACTCAGATTTCCTGTAGTCATGGATAGTATAGCGACTTCTGGTAGCGGTAGTGCGAGGTGCAAGAAAGCGGACAAGACACGGCGAAGTTGGAGTGGTCGGGAAGAAGATGTGCTAATACAGTCGCTGAAAGAAGTTATGACAAAGGGGTGGAAAAGTGAGAATGGTTTTAAAGCGGGTTACTTGACGTTGTTGGAGAATGCAATGCATACCGCAATACCAGGAACAAATATACGTGGTAATCCTCATATTAATTCAAAAATACATGtgtggaagaaaacatataGTACGTTGGTGACGTTGTTATCCAAGAGTGGAGTCGGTTGGAATGACACTGACAAGACGATCGATGCTACAGACGAGACTTGGGAATCAATTGTGAAGGTATGTATTGTATAGTATTCTGACCTTGAATTTCACAAGTCCACTGATCACTCATTCGCTTGATCCTTCATACAGCATGACCCAAGTTTTAGACCAATGCGGCATAAGCAGTGGATGCATTTCAATGATTGGGCTGAAATCTTCGGAAACGATCGAGCTACTGGGGAGCATTCAAAGAATTTTGAGAATGCGTTACAGCAAGTTCTTAAACTTGATGAAGAACTTCCCAACATAGAGTTCATTGGAGAGACACGTACATTTAACCCTTTCGATGTTGCTGATGATTCCATATCTGAAACTGCATACGCCAACGTCTAAGACAAATGCAGGTACGTCTTCTAAAAGCAAAAAAAGGAAGCACCCGAGCTTGCATGATGAATCAATAGTCGAAGCAATCAACAACCTCGCTCACATAACCAAAGACACGATGACACAATTGATCAAGGAAATTAACACGGAGGACAAAATCTCGGATGTCCAAGACACGGTTTTGGATGCATTGCAGGGTCTTACCGACCTTTCAGAAGATGAACAAGTTGCTGCGGCTAAGTTTTTATTCAACAACCACAACGACTTGGCACTATTCAAAAGACTTGGCGACCGTGGAAGGATGTGCTTGGTTAGGAGGTTGTTGTGTGGTGACTAATGATTACAATTATATGTGTGTTTTTGAAATATGTATTCTGAAATCGTAATGTACCACAACTTAGTTCTTTGTAGTGGTTCAGGAAAGGGACGTTGTGATTTTGGCTTTTGCGTATGTACTTTCCTTTTTTGAGAACAAAAAGTGACTGAATTACAACTAATTTTCAATCTATGTTATATGCTATATTTTCTTACATACACTACTGCAAATCCAATGTCTTTTATTACTTACCCTTGTGCACTTCCAAATAGATCCTAGTATTTGCCTACAACTGACTTCGTTTAACAAATTCTAACATTCCCAAGTGTCCTCTCCAGATTAAGTGTAATACACTGGAACGAACTCTCCTTCACTACTGTGATTTGAGTAAATAAAACTGACAGTTGATTTTTTGGACGGCTACGACTTTAAAGATTTGTTGTACAGCAGAAACACAACTCAATTATCATTGCAATTGTTCATTTACATAAACCAACACTGCCCATAGTAAAGCCATTCACATTTCTGCACCATACGCATCACTTGTATGTACATGAACATCCAACACCCACTACACATAATGTTTGCATACATGACAACCGAGTAGACACTTGTACATACATTTAACCAAAATACATATTAGATCAGCATACTGTTAATTACTCGGTGCAAACAAAACAAAGGTGGTTCCACAAAAGGAGATAATACTGTGACAAATACTTTAGGCGTTGGAGTCATCTGATGAAAGGTCCACAACATCAATCTTCTTAGATTTTGAGTCGTTTGATTTGTTGTAGTTATCCTTCGACTCGATGTTCACTCCAACCTTCGAATTCACAgcttctttcgtttctgcagCATGACACTGATGGACTTGCTCGTCGAAAGAAGATGTGTGACACAACTTCTGCTTCTTCCTACCGTTTTGATAAACCACTCCTACTTTGTCAGCAGTTACCAACTTCAGTTCACTACCACCAACTTGATGTTCGCTGTATATAAATTTTTCATCATCAGAAATGAGATCAATGATAGGTACCTTGTACTTGCTGCTTACATTTTCCTCGGAGCCATGTTCACAACGTAAAGCCATTATGGACCACCTAATGAAAGACCGTATGCTGTTGAGTTCATTAGGAGTAACATAGTAAGCATGCTTTATACGAACAGAAAAAGAAGTTAATGATCTTATTTCTCAACTACTTGCATTCAATATGCTGCATGTCCTAGATATTGTAATCATGCAAATCCTTAGTAGGTCAACACCTACCACATATATTGCACCGAATAATGCACTcccaaaaaaaataatcaataacaataaaaGCAATAAACGTACATTAACTTCCTAATTCAGCCACATAATTAACTTTTTGGTACATGAGTACATAAGTAAACAACACACTTTTGTCAACCTAATTTGATAAGTAAACAGATGACTTACCACAAAAATACTAAGTGAAGCACATAGTTTGCTGAATTGTGGACCTGATATTAAGAGATAACCAATAGTAAATCCTTTACCCAACTTATTC from the Primulina tabacum isolate GXHZ01 chromosome 8, ASM2559414v2, whole genome shotgun sequence genome contains:
- the LOC142554396 gene encoding uncharacterized protein LOC142554396 → MDSIATSGSGSARCKKADKTRRSWSGREEDVLIQSLKEVMTKGWKSENGFKAGYLTLLENAMHTAIPGTNIRGNPHINSKIHVWKKTYSTLVTLLSKSGVGWNDTDKTIDATDETWESIVKHDPSFRPMRHKQWMHFNDWAEIFGNDRATGEHSKNFENALQQVLKLDEELPNIEFIGETRTFNPFDVADDSISETAYANV